The genomic window TAACTAAGCCTAATTGTGCATTACTTAAATCAAATTCTTTAGCAATTTGCGGCATGATAGGATTTAAGATTGTTCTATCTGCATACATTAATACCCATCCGAAGAAGAAAAGGGCTACTGTTTTCCACCAATATTTGTCTGATACATAAGTTGCCCCATTAACTACTCTGGGCTTTGTTTTAGTTAATTGTTCCATTTCTTAATTCCTCCATATCTATGGTCTTGCTTAAAATAATTGCGTCTATCTATTTATCTATAAAAAGTTTATTTGGTACTATAAATCGAATAATCAAAAAAAATTTACCCGTTATCTTTCACTAAATGCATATGCTTTATCGTAATTATCAAAATGAATGGTCTCGCTTTTCAAATAACCATAAATTTCTTTAACAATAGGAATGCCATCTTCTGAATATTTTTCAGCAACAATATTCGACATCTTGTTCGGATAAAGAACTCGATCAAAACCTTTAGCTGGTTTAACCCGTATCTAGCTCTTCTACCATTTTGTTGATATTTTTTTAAAATTCTGGTAAATCAGTGAAAACTTGAATTGATTAAAATATGCAACTGTCCTAAATTACTACCAGCTGTAATATCCGTGTACATAGAAGAAACATTTTCACCAAATTGTAGTCCTAATAATGTACCAGATAAAATATCGACCATTATCATTAGCTCATAACCTTTTGGTCCGGCAATTGGCAATTGTCCTTTAACATTATGTGGGTCTGTTGTTGGTGCTCTATTTTCATCGACTGCCCAAGTAGTTGGGATATCTACGTTACGTGATCGTGCATCTAAGGTTTCCCCCTAAGCTTGAATCGTTGTTGCCATATCAAAAAAACTGGCTTATGCTTTGCTCTAGGTGCAGCAAGTACAACCGGATTTGCTTCGAAATAAGGTTCTGCGCCACCAAATGGAACGACCATTGGACCTGATTGACAAACAGATAAAGAGATTAGATTTTGTTCAACTGCTTGTTCTACAAAATGCGCCATTGTACCGCTATGACAAATTTGATGGACACCAACAACTCCAATATCCGTCTCTTTAGCCAACTTTATACCTTCTTTTAAGGCTTCATTCGCAGTTACGTGTCCTACACCATTATCTACTTCAAAAACTCCCGTACTTGGACCTATTTGATTGAATTTAAATTTAGGAGTAAGATTAATGCCACCTTTTGAGATTCGTTCAGCGTAGTAATCTACACGAACTGCTCCGTGGGAATGAATCCCATGTGTATCTGAAAAAACGAGTGTCTCTGCAACTCCATTAGCGTGTTCTTTAGAAAGTCCCGCTTTTTTCAAGTTTAGCTTAAATCAATTGATGTAAGTCTTTTTCTGTTACCTTAACCATCTCTAACTCAGCCATTAATTAGCCTACTTTCCATTTAATTTTTAGATTGTAGCTCTAGTTTTCTGACCAGACGTAGCATAATTACTCATAGCAACTAAATTTTTTCTGCTACTAGTGGTAAAAAAGAGTGTATAAAGTTCTATCTTTTTGCTTGACTTCTCTTTTTTTATTCCTCCTTTTGTTCAATCTTATTGAGATAAGCTATTTTTATTTTTCGAATTATTTTGCATATCCTTTATTGTAAGCACTTTTCAGCCTAATTGCATTGTGCAAATAAGCTAAATCATCAGAACGTTATTTGTTCTATTTAAACAAGTACTCGCTGAGTTGTGCCTCTTATTCTTATAGCAAAGAGTAATATTTCGTGTAGAATACACAATCGAGTAGGAGGAGCCTCACGGCTCCGACCTCTCACACCACCGTACGTACCGTTCGGTATACGGCGGTTCCATTTTATACTAAACATGTATTTTATCGTAATGCTCTACACAAGAGACTAGGCCAAATTGGGCAAGTCTCTTGTTTGTGATAGTCGTTGTTAAAATCCAAGAATAGGCAATACGTACGACACCCTTACTAGTGTGACTATTTTTATAGGCACTGTATTTGTCCATCCCTAATTTTATTAAGTTCTTTCGCCGATTCTTAGCTGTTTTCCATTTATGCCAAATACACATTCTGAGACGGACTCTCAAATGAGAGTCAATTTTCTTTAAAATGCTTTTCATTGAACCTATTTTATAGTAGTTTATCCACCCTCGAATCACTTGATTCAGTCGTTCCACTTGATATTTCGTATCAATACTCCAATTCTTACGTGTAAGTACTTTAAGTTTATATCGAAAGTTTTCTACTGAGATTTTATGTGGTTTCGCTTGATAGGTTTTCTTATTAAAATCTCGGTAAAAACCGAATCCTAAAAATTTCATTTCTGGATTATTTGGCTTCGTAATCTTAGATTTTGTACTATTGACAATCAATCCTAACTTTTCTTCGATAAATTTTGTAACGGAACGCATCACTCTTCTCGCTGACATTTCACTCTTAACCATAATGATACAATCATCAGCGTAACGAACGAAACGGAGGTTTCGTTTTTCCAGTTCCTTATCAAGTTCATTAAGCATGATATTGCTCAATAGCGGTGAAAGGTTCCCTCCTTGCGGAGTTCCAATGCTAGTATCTTGAATAATCCCATTAACTTGTACTCCACTGACAAGAAATTTACGAATCAGCGAAATTACATCTCCATCGGAGATTGTTCTAGAGACTAAATTCATCAATCGGTCATGTTGCACCGTATCAAAGAAACGTTCAAGATCGATATCAACAATCCAGTCATATCCTTCATTGAAGTACACTAACGCCTGATTAATCGCCATTTCAGCTTGACGGTTTGGTCGAAAACCGTAACTATAGTTACTAAAACCTTTATCGAATAAGGGAGTCAATACTTGTGCAATGGCTTGTTGAATCATACGGTCTTTAACTGTCGGGATTCCTAGTAAACGAACATCACCATTTGGTTTAGGAATCTCCACTCGAAGAACGGGTGAGGTTTGGTAGTTTCTTTGACGAATCTGAGCCATAACTTCTTCTTTGTTTCGAAGAAAATATATTCCTAGCTCGTCAATTGTCATGCCATCCACACCTGCGACACCTTTATTTCGTCTTACTTGTTCGAATGCTACAGTCAAATTCTCTTTATCTAAGATACGCTCAAGGATTTTTCTTTCATACATGTTTGTTATTTCCTTTCCTTCTCGTGAAGTCGGTATCCACTTTCTCGTCTTTTGACCAGCGGTCTATTTCCTCTTCCAATATTGATTTCCATAACGATAAAACGGTTCAGCCCTTCGCTCTGTCTAACTTTCACTAGCTGTCTTCACTACTACGGCTTCTGCTGACTTCTCCTGTCTCAGGCTTGTATCACTACAAGTTTTTGAAATAAGAACAGAAGACCTCCCCAGTTAAGGTGCGAACTCTTTCTCTCCATCTATCTGCCATATCTACATCACACGATTGATACATTAGCTATTGGACTTCAGCTTCTTTTGCAACCTTATCCTCGTGCACTGCCTCCTATATGATTTCTGTTCGTCAGACCAGAGATTTGCCTCGAGCTTCCTTCAGATTCCACCTCACGGTGGACACCCTTGCTTTTAGCTACATGCTTACCGCTAATCGGTCGCACTCAGGACTTTCACCTGTTAGAGTTTGCCCATGCTGGGCGAACAAAAAAAGGAGTAAAAAAATTACTCCAGTAGATAAACAGTTATTTTTAATTTTTTCTAATTCGTAAAAATATCCAGCTAACTACTTTTACTATCAGATTTTTTTGGCCTATGTTAAAGTACTTCTCTCTCTTTTGAATCGCAAGAACTCTAAATTAAATCAAAATAGGATAACCCTTCAATTATGCCACCTTTAGTATTTTCAGAAGTAACGTAACTAGCTTGTTCCTTCAAAGCAGGTAATCCATTGGCCATAACAATACTAAAATCGACGTGTTCAAGCATTTCAACATCATTTGACCCATCTCCAAATGCATAGGTAGTAAGGTGCTCTAAGTCCGTTTTCTTCATTAATTCTTTAATACCCGTAGCTTTAGAATTTCCTTTTGGGATAGTATCTATACTATAGGGCGTATTACGATAAAAAGATAATTCTGGAAATTGTTCTCTAAAATAAACATCTTCTATTGTATTTGTACTCAGAATTAGCGCCATTAGTATTTCTTCTGTTAAATGCAAAGAATGATCTATTAATGAAATAGGTGCATGAATAAACGCGTATGCTTCTTTTAAGGCAGTTGTTTGCCTAGTCGCTCGGATTTTATTCGCTGTGTAAAATGACAAAGCAAAATCTCGTTCTTGCGTAGCTTGTTTTAAACGCACAAGTGTATCCGTAGAAATACTACTACGGTATACTTCTTTTCCTTGATACACAATATATTGACCATTGAGAGCAATAAAAGAGTCAATGGTCGTTGACTCTAAAATAAATTGAATTTCTAGCGGGCTGCGACCTGTTGCGATAAAAGGGATATGTCCATTAGCTTGCATTTGCTCGAATGCCTTTACTACTTCAGGTTCAATTTTTGATTCCCTATTTAATAACGTACCGTCTAAATCAAAAAATACAAATGATTTTGGATTCACGTTTGTTGTCTCCTTTAAGATTTATGTGCTCTTTTATAAATCTCTGAAATGATCTACTTGGTTATAACTTTCTAAATGATAAAGGCCATCATAATAGCTTACTTTTGATACACTCGCATTCAATAGTGGCTGTGGAGCAACTAGCTCAGGGACTAACCCATTTAACATATAACGTATCGTATTGCCATGTGCTACAACTAATACCGTATCGCCAGTATCGCGATGTGTTTTGATTAACTCGATTAATCCTTTTTCAATCCGAGTCCAAAATTCAAGATAATTTTCAGCATGGTGATAAGGATCTGCTTTTTTTGTTGCATTCATTTGTTCAGGTACAGTAGCCTTTGACCACAGATCGCCAACTGTTGGATAGCCCATCACTTCATTAATACTAGCCCAGACCTCATCAACACCTTGAGCTTCAAATGAACCAAAGAATACTTCTCTAAACTCAGGCATAGCATGAACGATTAGATCATCAGCATCCTTGTTCTCTTCTAAAATAATACCAGCTGTTTCAATTGTCCGACTGAGGTCGCTAGAGTATACGGCATCAAATTTAACATTTGCTAAACCTTTCCCGCTTCTACGAACGTCTTCACTTCCTTTTTCAGTCAACTGAATGTTGCTCCACCCTTGCATTCTTCTATATAAATTCAGATAAGTTTCACCATGTCGAACAAAATAAAATGTGCATCCTTTACTCAAAAAAATCTCCTCCAGTTACTTACCATTTTCATGTTTTTTACATGTTATCATCTTCTATTGTACCAAAAACAACCACCTAGTGAACCTATTCAGTGAGTTTTGTCATTTAAGGTTTCTTTTTAATTTTTTGAAGAATTTCTCCTTCATAATAAGCCGTCAATAAAATCTTCAAATCTTTTACCTGTTCTGTCAAACGTCTACCGGTATCTGTTTCTCTCACTTTTTTGCGTTCCATCTCACGGTCGACAACTCGTCTTGTGGACACAATATCAAATTCATCTTCGATAGCGTGTTTAACCGAAGTAAATGGCTGATGAGAAACTAGTTGCATGCCAAATGAGTTATAGAGTAAAGTATAGCCTGCTAGACCCGTTGTATGTTGGTAGGCTTTAGAGAAACCACCATCTATAACAATCATGCGTCCTTCTGCTTTAATCGGATCTTCTCCCCGTTTTTCTTTTACCGGTGTGTGACCATTAATAATGTGTCCTTTAGTAGAATCTAAACCAAATTCATTTAATATATTTTCACATGTTGTGACATCATTACGCAAATTGTAATAAGGGTTTTTCTTTTCTTCATGGGTTTCTTTATCTTCAATATAATAGCGTTCAAACGTTGTCATTTGTTTTTTACCAAAAAGGGAAGATGATGCACCAGTCCATAAATACCAGATAATATCCAAATGTTTTTCTTTATTTTCTTTGTCTCTCGTCAAATAGCCCTTACGGAGTACTTCTTCAAATTTATCTAATAAAGCTTTACCACTATAGGTATTTTTCCGAATTTTAAATGACATAAAGCTTCCATCTTCATTCAAAGGGACACACCCATGAAACAATAAATTATCATTGTAGGTTAAATACATACTGCCTTTATTGTATAAATATGAAATATGTTTTTGAAGTCGCTCACTTGTTTTGAATGCATAGATTAATCTTTCTACAATACTTTCTTCTTCTTTGGTCAATTGATAGGGATTTTCTGGATCAATTGTCGGAAAATACGTATTCGTTAGTGGGTATATTTTCCTATTTATCGAAATCGTACCTTTTTCATAGTCAATTTTATCTAAAAGCATTCGATCATCCATCTTAAAATTTGGTTGCCTCTTAATAATGGCGCCTTCTAATTTAAATTGGATAATTGCAATAGCTTGGTGCATTTTTGTTATTTGCCTAATTTCTTCTTCAAAAAAATCAATTTCTTCTTTATCAATTTTTGGATAAAATCCTTCCGTTACTTCTTGCGTATATGTCATCTCTGCAAAAGTTAATAACTGTCGAAGTGAAATACCGTACGCATCTTCAATAATTTCAAGATTATTGTAACGAGCTGATATTCTGAGTACGTTCGCAATACAAACTGCTGAGCCACTAGCTGCTCCCATCCACAAAATATCGTGGTTCCCCCATTGTATATCGACAGAATGATGATCCATTAAGGTATCAATAATTTTATCAGGATAAGGACCTCTATCGTAAATATCTCCTACGACATGCAAATGATCTACGACTAAGCGTTGAATAAGATAAGAAATAGCTGTGATAAACTGTGGAGCTCGATCCAACGAGAGGATACTTTGAATAATTTCATTGTAATAATCTTCTTTATTAGGAAAACTAGTATCTTTAGATAACAACTCTTCAATGATATAAGCAAACTCAACAGGCAAAGCTTTTCTAACTTTCGAGCTGGTATATTTTGAAGCTACGTAGACACACAGTTCAATTAAACGGGATAAAGTCAGACGATACCACTCATCCATCTCTTGGGTTTCATCTATTGTTTCGCTTAAATTTTTTATTTTCTCTTCAGGGTAATAAATTAACGTCGCTAATGTATTTCTATCTTTTGTACTTAAGCGTTCACTAAAAACCTCATTAATCTTCTCCTTAATATTTCCTGATCCATTGCGTAAAACATGCTGAAATGCATCGTATTCTCCATGAATATCACTCAAAAAATGCTCTGTTCCTTTTGGTAAGTTCATGATGGCTTCTAAGTTAATGATTTCTGTTGTTGTTTCTCCGATTGTCGGGTATTCTTTAGCTAATAAATCTAAGTATTTATTTTTACTACTCATCATCATTCTCCTTTTAGATTTCTATGTATACCAGTTCATCTTATCATAAATCAACTGACTAAAACTAACCAGTTTAATCTTTTAAAAAAAGACACAAAACAACATTTAAAAGGCTGTTTTATATCTTTTGTTCAACTTAATAAATTATTTTGATCTTATTCAACATTCAAAATTGCTATAATTGAATCCTCTATTTTTTCAGGTTTAGTCATCGAACCAAATCGTTTAACAATTTCACCATCTTTACCAACAAGAAATTTAGTGAAGTTCCATTTAATTATTTTGTTGCCCGTTTGTTCAACCAAATACTTATATAAGGGACTAGCATCATTTCCATTAACTTTTATCTTTTCATGTAAAGGAAAAGATACATTGTAGGTCATCTGACAATGATCTGCAATTTCCTCGTTGGATAAAGGTTCTTGATTCATAAATTGGTTAGATGGAAAGCCTAACACAGTAAATCCAAGGTCATTGTATTTTTTATATAACTCTTCTAATCCTTCAAACTGAGGAGCAAAACCACACTTACTGGCCGTATTAACTATTAATAAAGGCTTGCCTTGATACTTACTAAGTGATACCTCTTCTCCGCCGATTTCTGTAACTGAATAATCATAAACTGACATAAGAACCCTTCTTTCTTTTATTACCTACTAAGTATACCAAACAGAAAATAAAAACACTCTCATAAAGCACTTTTAAAGTAGCCTTATTTTATAAAAAAATAGCCTAAACATCGTTACATGTCCAGACTACTTATCTTTTGATTCTATTTTATCTTTCTCTCAATGATCTTGCTAAATCACGTTTTTGGTCTTTACGTTTCAAATCTTCTCGTTTATCGTAATTTTTCTTCCCTTTTGCTACGCCAATCAACACTTTCGCATAGCCGTCTTTAAGATAAACTTTCAAAGGAACAAGTGTGTTTCCGCTCCCTTTCATTTCATTTTCTAGACGAGCTATTTGTTTTTTATGCATCAGCAATTTTCTCGTACGTAAAGGGTCGTGATTAAATTGATTGCCTTGTTCATAGGGGCTAATATGAACATTGTGTAAAAATATCTCTCCGTTACGAACTCGTGCAAAACCATCTTTTAAATTTATTCTAGCTGCTCTGATAGATTTTATTTCAGTCCCTTTTAAAACAATTCCAGCTTCAACTGTATCTAAAATAGTATAATCAAATCGTGCTTTTCTATTTTGAGCCAGCAGTTTCCCTTCTCCTTTTGGCATTTTTTTGCCTCCCTACTTGCTTAACTACGTTTCTTTTTAGGTTTGCCTTTTTTGGCAACATCTTTATAAAATGGTTTATTTTTCTTTTTATCAGTAGAATTAGTATTTTTACTATCTTTAGCTGGATAGCTTGTTTTTTTATTTAGTGGTCCTTTAGATTGTTTCTGTCTATCTGGTTTACGGTTTCCTGATTTCTTTTTATCTTTATCATCACTTTTTTTCAATTGTGTAAAAGAATCTGCTTTTGGTGCATCAGGATCTGGTATCAATTCAAAGTCAATTTCACGCGTTTCAGGGTTTGCTTTCGTTACTTTAATTTTGACTTTTTGGCCAATACGATAAACAACGCCTGTACGCTCTCCAACTAACAGCAGTTGTTCTTCAACATAGTTGTAATAGTCATCTTTCATATTAGAAATATGAACAAGACCTTCAACGGTATTTGGCAATTCAATGAATAAGCCAAATCTCAATACTGAACCAATAATTCCTGTAAATGTTTCGCCAACTTTGTCGACCATATATTCCGTTTTCTTCAATGCATCTGTTTCTCTTTCAGCATCTACGGCACGGCGTTCCATTTTAGAACTTTGAATCGCAATTTCGGGAAGAAGACTATTCCACTTATCTTTTTGATCTGATTCTGTACCATTTTCACTGTATGAACGAATCAAACGGTGTAAAATTAAATCAGGGTAACGTCTAATCGGTGACGTAAAGTGAGAATAATAATCAGCAGCTAGGCCGTAATGACCCAAGGGTTCAACATCGTATTTGGCTTGCTTCATACTACGCAACAGCATAGTTGAAATAACCGTTTCTTCAGGTTTACCTGCTACGCTTCTCAAAACTTTTTGCAGGCTTTTTGGTGAGATATTTTCACTTAGTCCTTTTACAGAAATACCAAAGGCAGTAACGAATTCCATAAATTTTTGCATCCGATCGCTATCTGGTTGTTCATGCACACGGTAAATCATTGGAACTTTTAGACGCGTGAAATGTTCTGACACTGTTTCGTTGGCCGCAAGCATGAAAGATTCTATGATGCGCTCGCCAATGCCTCTTTCGCGTAAAACAATATCTAACGGATGTCCTTGTGAATCAACAATGATTTTAGCTTCTGGAGATTCAAAATCAATCGCACCACGTGTTTTTCTACTGGCTTCTAGAATTTTATGCAAGTCAGCCATATTTTCAAACATCGGAATTAAATCTGCGTTTTCTTTACGCACTGCCTCATCTGTATCCATAATAATTTGATTAACTTGTGTATAACTCATGCGGCGATAAGAACGAATCACACTTTGGAAGACATCATGATTCACAACTTTACCGGTTGAATCTATTTCCATCTCACAACTCATTGCTAAGCGGTCTTCATTTGGATTCAAAGAACAAATACCATTTGATAAACGGTGTGGCAGCATAGGAATCACTCGATCGGTTAAGTAAACACTAGTAGCACGATCAAATGCCTCTTTATCTAACGGGCTGTCCTCGGTTACGTAATAAGAAACATCTGCAATATGAACACCTAATTTAAAATGGCCATTTGCTAATTTTTTAACGGTTACCGCATCATCTAAATCTTTAGCGTCTTCTCCATCGATTGTAACAACTATTTCATCACGTAAGTCACGGCGATTTTCCATATCTTTTTCAGTTATCTTGTCGGGCACTTCATTGGCTTGAGCCATCACTTCTTCTGGAAACTCGATTTGAATACCATGTTTATAGACAATCGTTAAAATATCAATGCCTGGATCATTTTTGTGTCCAACGATAGATTTAACAATACCTTGCATACTTCTCGGAAACTCTTTATCTGGATACAAAGTTAGCTCAACTAAAACAATCGCTCCATCAACTGGTTTAATGCCTTTTTCTTCAATAAATACTCTAAAATCAGTTAACTTTTTATCTTTTGGTTCAATGTAGCCATATAATCCAGTCTCATCAACGCCTTCTTGGGTATAAGCAAAGAACTCTCCAACTAATTGAGTGAATTTACGTTCGATAATCGCTTTAACACGGCCTTCAGCACCTTTATCAAACCACGGTTCTGCTGGGCGAGTAATTTCTATTGTCACAATATCTCCATCTAATGCAAAATTCGTTTGATTGTTAGGAATATAAATATCATTTTCTTCATCTTCAATCGATACAAACCCAAAACCGCGATCACTTGCTCGAAAAATACCAGATAAAACACCTGCTTTTTCAGCTAGTTTAAACTCGCCTTTTTTATTAAGAAAAACCGTTCCTTCACGCTCTATATCAGCTAAAGTTGAAACGAGCATTTTAAAATCAACCGAACTAGTCAGCTTCATTCCTTCACTTAATTCTTTTACTTTAAA from Carnobacterium iners includes these protein-coding regions:
- the ltrA gene encoding group II intron reverse transcriptase/maturase; this encodes MYERKILERILDKENLTVAFEQVRRNKGVAGVDGMTIDELGIYFLRNKEEVMAQIRQRNYQTSPVLRVEIPKPNGDVRLLGIPTVKDRMIQQAIAQVLTPLFDKGFSNYSYGFRPNRQAEMAINQALVYFNEGYDWIVDIDLERFFDTVQHDRLMNLVSRTISDGDVISLIRKFLVSGVQVNGIIQDTSIGTPQGGNLSPLLSNIMLNELDKELEKRNLRFVRYADDCIIMVKSEMSARRVMRSVTKFIEEKLGLIVNSTKSKITKPNNPEMKFLGFGFYRDFNKKTYQAKPHKISVENFRYKLKVLTRKNWSIDTKYQVERLNQVIRGWINYYKIGSMKSILKKIDSHLRVRLRMCIWHKWKTAKNRRKNLIKLGMDKYSAYKNSHTSKGVVRIAYSWILTTTITNKRLAQFGLVSCVEHYDKIHV
- a CDS encoding Cof-type HAD-IIB family hydrolase, with protein sequence MNPKSFVFFDLDGTLLNRESKIEPEVVKAFEQMQANGHIPFIATGRSPLEIQFILESTTIDSFIALNGQYIVYQGKEVYRSSISTDTLVRLKQATQERDFALSFYTANKIRATRQTTALKEAYAFIHAPISLIDHSLHLTEEILMALILSTNTIEDVYFREQFPELSFYRNTPYSIDTIPKGNSKATGIKELMKKTDLEHLTTYAFGDGSNDVEMLEHVDFSIVMANGLPALKEQASYVTSENTKGGIIEGLSYFDLI
- a CDS encoding histidine phosphatase family protein; protein product: MSKGCTFYFVRHGETYLNLYRRMQGWSNIQLTEKGSEDVRRSGKGLANVKFDAVYSSDLSRTIETAGIILEENKDADDLIVHAMPEFREVFFGSFEAQGVDEVWASINEVMGYPTVGDLWSKATVPEQMNATKKADPYHHAENYLEFWTRIEKGLIELIKTHRDTGDTVLVVAHGNTIRYMLNGLVPELVAPQPLLNASVSKVSYYDGLYHLESYNQVDHFRDL
- a CDS encoding fructose-1,6-bisphosphatase; amino-acid sequence: MSSKNKYLDLLAKEYPTIGETTTEIINLEAIMNLPKGTEHFLSDIHGEYDAFQHVLRNGSGNIKEKINEVFSERLSTKDRNTLATLIYYPEEKIKNLSETIDETQEMDEWYRLTLSRLIELCVYVASKYTSSKVRKALPVEFAYIIEELLSKDTSFPNKEDYYNEIIQSILSLDRAPQFITAISYLIQRLVVDHLHVVGDIYDRGPYPDKIIDTLMDHHSVDIQWGNHDILWMGAASGSAVCIANVLRISARYNNLEIIEDAYGISLRQLLTFAEMTYTQEVTEGFYPKIDKEEIDFFEEEIRQITKMHQAIAIIQFKLEGAIIKRQPNFKMDDRMLLDKIDYEKGTISINRKIYPLTNTYFPTIDPENPYQLTKEEESIVERLIYAFKTSERLQKHISYLYNKGSMYLTYNDNLLFHGCVPLNEDGSFMSFKIRKNTYSGKALLDKFEEVLRKGYLTRDKENKEKHLDIIWYLWTGASSSLFGKKQMTTFERYYIEDKETHEEKKNPYYNLRNDVTTCENILNEFGLDSTKGHIINGHTPVKEKRGEDPIKAEGRMIVIDGGFSKAYQHTTGLAGYTLLYNSFGMQLVSHQPFTSVKHAIEDEFDIVSTRRVVDREMERKKVRETDTGRRLTEQVKDLKILLTAYYEGEILQKIKKKP
- a CDS encoding glutathione peroxidase — encoded protein: MSVYDYSVTEIGGEEVSLSKYQGKPLLIVNTASKCGFAPQFEGLEELYKKYNDLGFTVLGFPSNQFMNQEPLSNEEIADHCQMTYNVSFPLHEKIKVNGNDASPLYKYLVEQTGNKIIKWNFTKFLVGKDGEIVKRFGSMTKPEKIEDSIIAILNVE
- the smpB gene encoding SsrA-binding protein SmpB yields the protein MPKGEGKLLAQNRKARFDYTILDTVEAGIVLKGTEIKSIRAARINLKDGFARVRNGEIFLHNVHISPYEQGNQFNHDPLRTRKLLMHKKQIARLENEMKGSGNTLVPLKVYLKDGYAKVLIGVAKGKKNYDKREDLKRKDQKRDLARSLRER
- the rnr gene encoding ribonuclease R — protein: MKNNQTIKEAILVYMNEQDQMAFKVKELSEGMKLTSSVDFKMLVSTLADIEREGTVFLNKKGEFKLAEKAGVLSGIFRASDRGFGFVSIEDEENDIYIPNNQTNFALDGDIVTIEITRPAEPWFDKGAEGRVKAIIERKFTQLVGEFFAYTQEGVDETGLYGYIEPKDKKLTDFRVFIEEKGIKPVDGAIVLVELTLYPDKEFPRSMQGIVKSIVGHKNDPGIDILTIVYKHGIQIEFPEEVMAQANEVPDKITEKDMENRRDLRDEIVVTIDGEDAKDLDDAVTVKKLANGHFKLGVHIADVSYYVTEDSPLDKEAFDRATSVYLTDRVIPMLPHRLSNGICSLNPNEDRLAMSCEMEIDSTGKVVNHDVFQSVIRSYRRMSYTQVNQIIMDTDEAVRKENADLIPMFENMADLHKILEASRKTRGAIDFESPEAKIIVDSQGHPLDIVLRERGIGERIIESFMLAANETVSEHFTRLKVPMIYRVHEQPDSDRMQKFMEFVTAFGISVKGLSENISPKSLQKVLRSVAGKPEETVISTMLLRSMKQAKYDVEPLGHYGLAADYYSHFTSPIRRYPDLILHRLIRSYSENGTESDQKDKWNSLLPEIAIQSSKMERRAVDAERETDALKKTEYMVDKVGETFTGIIGSVLRFGLFIELPNTVEGLVHISNMKDDYYNYVEEQLLLVGERTGVVYRIGQKVKIKVTKANPETREIDFELIPDPDAPKADSFTQLKKSDDKDKKKSGNRKPDRQKQSKGPLNKKTSYPAKDSKNTNSTDKKKNKPFYKDVAKKGKPKKKRS